Part of the Lysobacter enzymogenes genome is shown below.
CGCGCAGTCGCTCGGCGAGGGCGGGGTGGTGGTCAACTACGGCGCGATGAGCGGCGAGGCCTGCCAGATTTCGCCGGCCTCGTTCGTGTTCCGCGACGTGTCGCTGCGCGGGTTCTGGCTGTCGCGCTGGTTCCAGCAAGCGACCCCGGCGCGGCGCGCGGAAGTGTTCGGCGAGATCGCCCAACGCGTAGCCGCGGGCGAGTTGCAGGCGCGGGTGCAGGCGACCTATCCGCTGGAGCGGATCAAGGACGCGGTAGCCGCGGCCGCGGCGGGCGAGCGCGACGGCAAGATCCTGATCCTGCCGAACGGCGAGGTTTGAGGGCAGGCCGCACGAACGGCTTGCGACGAACGCGCGGCCCGGCGCCGCGCGTTCGTGCGAGCATCGGCGGCGTATCCAAACCTTCGAGGCGTCGCGCATGAACACCGAACTGCAAATGCTGGCGTGGTCGGCCGCGCTGGGCATCGCCCATCTGCTGATCGCCGCGGCTTTCATGACCGCGCAGCGCGGCGTGCGCTGGAATGCCGGCGCGCGCGACGGCACGCCCGAGCCGCTGACCGGCGCGGCCGCGCGGCTGGACCGGGCCTGGCGCAATTACCTGGAAACCTTTCCGCTGTTCGCCGCGCTGGCGCTGGCGGTGACCATCGCCGGCCGCGGCAACGACCACACCGCGCTGGCCGCGCAACTGTATTTCTGGGCGCGGCTGGTCTACGTGCCGGTGTATGCCGCCGGCATCCCGTACCTGCGTTCGGCGGTGTGGGCGGTCGCGCTGTGGGGCATCCTGCAACTGCTGTGGGCCTTGCTGTAAGGCCTCAGCCGGCGGCCTGCGCCTGCGCGCACAGCGCGCGCTTGGCCGCCGGGGTGAGCTGCTTGATCGCGTATTCGGCGCGCAACGCCGCGCCGCGGTCGGGGTGTTCGAACCGCGCCAGCAAGCGCGCCGGCGGATGCGCGCGGGTGTAGCGCGCGCCCTTGCCGGCGGCGTGCTGGGCGTAGCGGCGCTCCACGTCGACGGCGATGCCGGTGTAGAGGCTGCCGTCGGTGCATTCGATGAGATAGACGTACCAGGGCATGCGGATAGGGTAAGGCGAGGAGCGGTCGCACAGGAGCCGGGAGCGGGGGAAAGCCGCGTTCGCCCATTTAGCAATTTAGTTAAGTAATCAAGGCTATACTCGTTCCCGCGCCGCCCCGGCGCGCCGCCGT
Proteins encoded:
- a CDS encoding MAPEG family protein, yielding MNTELQMLAWSAALGIAHLLIAAAFMTAQRGVRWNAGARDGTPEPLTGAAARLDRAWRNYLETFPLFAALALAVTIAGRGNDHTALAAQLYFWARLVYVPVYAAGIPYLRSAVWAVALWGILQLLWALL
- a CDS encoding GIY-YIG nuclease family protein — its product is MPWYVYLIECTDGSLYTGIAVDVERRYAQHAAGKGARYTRAHPPARLLARFEHPDRGAALRAEYAIKQLTPAAKRALCAQAQAAG